In the Streptomyces fradiae ATCC 10745 = DSM 40063 genome, one interval contains:
- a CDS encoding ABC transporter permease, with amino-acid sequence MGSTDARAGVRSGTGQGREPGQGGDREPEKPGRGPGPNEATGTAGTEVSGGAGGSGGAGGSGGGTGSGGAGGAGGGRGSGGADDLAGLEAGLDALDAVETRRTPLRETLVRKVLPPVVAVALVLAVWQILVSAEVTDAYKLPAPSAVWDSLSEMWLQGTLFGVMWTSVSRALLGFVLALAIGTPLGLLVARVKVVRAAIGPVLSGLQSLPSVAWVPPAVLWLGLNDRMMFAVILLGAVPSIANGLVAGVDQVPPLFLRAGRTLGATGLRGAWHIVMPAALPGYLAGLKQGWAFSWRSLMAAEIIASSPELGLGLGQLLDNGRSNADMPGIFLAILLILLVGIAVDLLVFSPLERAVLRRRGLLGRG; translated from the coding sequence ATGGGCAGCACTGACGCGAGGGCCGGTGTGAGGTCCGGCACGGGGCAGGGCCGGGAGCCGGGGCAGGGCGGGGACCGGGAGCCCGAGAAGCCGGGGCGGGGGCCGGGGCCGAACGAGGCCACCGGCACCGCCGGCACCGAAGTGTCCGGCGGGGCCGGGGGGTCCGGCGGGGCCGGGGGGTCCGGCGGGGGCACGGGGTCCGGCGGGGCCGGGGGGGCCGGCGGGGGCAGGGGGTCCGGCGGGGCCGACGACCTCGCGGGACTGGAGGCCGGGCTCGACGCGCTGGACGCCGTCGAGACCCGCCGGACGCCGCTGCGCGAGACCCTGGTGCGGAAGGTGCTGCCGCCCGTCGTGGCGGTCGCCCTCGTCCTCGCCGTGTGGCAGATCCTGGTGTCTGCCGAGGTCACCGACGCGTACAAACTCCCCGCGCCGTCCGCGGTGTGGGACAGCCTGTCCGAGATGTGGCTGCAGGGGACGCTGTTCGGCGTGATGTGGACCAGTGTGTCCCGCGCCCTGCTCGGCTTCGTGCTGGCCCTCGCCATCGGTACGCCGCTGGGCCTGCTCGTCGCCCGTGTGAAGGTCGTACGAGCCGCCATCGGCCCCGTCCTGTCGGGCCTGCAGTCCCTGCCGTCCGTCGCCTGGGTGCCGCCCGCGGTGCTGTGGCTGGGCCTCAACGACCGGATGATGTTCGCCGTGATCCTGCTCGGCGCCGTGCCCTCCATCGCCAACGGCCTGGTCGCCGGGGTCGACCAGGTGCCGCCGCTCTTCCTGCGCGCGGGTCGCACCCTCGGCGCGACCGGGCTGCGCGGCGCCTGGCACATCGTCATGCCGGCCGCGCTCCCCGGCTACCTGGCGGGCCTCAAGCAGGGGTGGGCGTTCTCCTGGCGGTCCCTGATGGCGGCCGAGATCATCGCGTCGTCGCCGGAGCTGGGCCTGGGCCTGGGCCAGCTCCTGGACAACGGCCGCAGCAACGCGGACATGCCGGGGATCTTCCTGGCGATCCTGCTGATCCTGCTCGTCGGCATCGCCGTCGACCTGCTGGTCTTCAGCCCGCTGGAGCGCGCGGTGCTGCGCCGGCGCGGACTGCTGGGCAGGGGCTGA
- a CDS encoding nitrite/sulfite reductase — MAATPEKPTPAAPRRKAGRHRGEGQWARGHFTPLNGNEQFKKDDDGLNVRTRIETIYSKAGFDSIDPNDLRGRMRWWGLYTQRKPGIDGGKTAVLAPEELDDEFFMLRVRIDGGRLTTRQLRVIGEISEEFARGTADITDRQNIQYHWIRIEDVPEIWRRLEEVGLSTTEACGDTPRVIIGSPVAGIAEDEIVDGTPAIEEIHRRVIGNSEFSNLPRKFKAAVSGSPLLDVAHEINDVAFVGVEHPEHGPGFDLWVGGGLSTNPKIGVRLGAWVPLDEVPDVFTGVISIFRDYGYRRLRNRARLKFLVADWGAEKFRRVLEDEYLKRELVDGPAPAQPVRRWRDHVGVHRQKDGRFYVGFAPRVGRVDGATLTKIAEVAEAHGSGRVRTTVEQKMVVLDVEEAQVPSLVAALEALDLRVNPSPFRRGTMACTGIEFCKLAIVETKARGSSLIDELERRLPDFDEPVTINLNGCPNACARIQVADIGLKGQLVLDDEGRQVEGYQVHLGGALGLEAGFGRKVRGLKVTSAELPDYIERVLTRYRAEREDGERFATWAARASEEALS; from the coding sequence ATGGCCGCCACCCCGGAGAAGCCCACCCCCGCCGCACCCCGCCGCAAGGCGGGCCGCCACCGCGGCGAGGGCCAGTGGGCCAGGGGCCACTTCACGCCCCTGAACGGCAATGAGCAGTTCAAGAAGGACGATGACGGTCTCAATGTGCGGACACGCATTGAGACGATCTACTCGAAGGCCGGATTCGACTCCATCGACCCCAACGACCTGCGCGGGCGCATGCGCTGGTGGGGCCTGTACACCCAGCGCAAGCCGGGGATCGACGGCGGCAAGACGGCCGTACTGGCCCCGGAGGAGCTGGACGACGAGTTCTTCATGCTGCGCGTCCGCATCGACGGCGGCCGTCTGACGACGCGTCAGCTGCGTGTGATCGGCGAGATCTCCGAGGAGTTCGCCCGGGGCACCGCCGACATCACCGACCGGCAGAACATCCAGTACCACTGGATCCGCATCGAGGACGTCCCCGAGATCTGGCGCCGCCTCGAAGAGGTCGGCCTCTCCACCACCGAGGCGTGCGGCGACACCCCGCGCGTCATCATCGGCTCCCCGGTGGCCGGGATCGCCGAGGACGAGATCGTGGACGGCACGCCCGCCATCGAGGAGATCCACCGCCGGGTCATCGGCAACAGCGAGTTCTCCAACCTCCCCCGCAAGTTCAAGGCCGCCGTCTCCGGTTCGCCGCTGCTCGACGTGGCGCACGAGATCAACGACGTGGCGTTCGTCGGCGTGGAGCACCCCGAGCACGGGCCCGGCTTCGACCTGTGGGTGGGCGGCGGACTGTCCACCAACCCGAAGATCGGCGTACGGCTCGGCGCGTGGGTCCCGCTCGACGAGGTCCCGGACGTCTTCACCGGTGTCATCTCGATCTTCCGCGACTACGGCTACCGGCGGCTGCGCAACCGCGCCCGCCTGAAGTTCCTCGTCGCCGACTGGGGCGCCGAGAAGTTCCGCCGGGTGCTGGAGGACGAGTACCTGAAGCGCGAGCTGGTCGACGGCCCCGCCCCCGCGCAGCCCGTCCGGCGGTGGCGCGACCACGTGGGCGTCCACCGCCAGAAGGACGGCCGCTTCTACGTGGGCTTCGCCCCGCGCGTCGGCCGCGTCGACGGCGCCACCCTCACCAAGATCGCCGAGGTGGCGGAGGCGCACGGCTCCGGCCGGGTCCGCACCACCGTCGAGCAGAAGATGGTGGTCCTCGACGTCGAGGAGGCCCAGGTCCCCTCGCTGGTCGCCGCGCTGGAGGCGCTCGACCTGCGGGTGAACCCGTCGCCGTTCCGGCGCGGCACCATGGCCTGCACCGGCATCGAGTTCTGCAAGCTGGCCATCGTCGAGACGAAGGCACGCGGTTCCTCCCTCATCGACGAGCTGGAGCGCCGCCTGCCCGACTTCGACGAGCCCGTCACGATCAACCTCAACGGCTGCCCCAACGCCTGCGCCCGCATCCAGGTGGCGGACATCGGCCTCAAGGGCCAGCTCGTCCTGGACGACGAGGGCCGCCAGGTCGAGGGGTACCAGGTGCACCTCGGCGGCGCGCTCGGCCTGGAGGCCGGCTTCGGCCGCAAGGTGCGCGGACTGAAGGTCACCTCCGCCGAACTGCCCGACTACATCGAGCGCGTCCTCACCCGCTACCGCGCGGAGCGCGAGGACGGCGAGCGCTTCGCCACCTGGGCGGCCCGCGCGAGCGAGGAGGCCCTGTCGTGA
- the cysC gene encoding adenylyl-sulfate kinase: MRAARMTNDHSSQEKQEKHVTGATIWLTGLPSAGKTTIAYELAGRLRAEGHRVEVLDGDEIREFLSAGLGFGREDRHTNVQRIGFVAELLASNGVKVLVPVIAPYADSREAVRRRHQKEGTAYLEVHVATPVEVCSERDVKGLYAKQAAGEISGLTGVDDPYEEPEEPDLRIESHRQTVEESARALHALLTERGLA; encoded by the coding sequence ATGCGGGCTGCACGCATGACGAACGACCACTCTTCGCAGGAGAAGCAGGAGAAGCACGTGACTGGGGCCACCATCTGGCTCACCGGTCTGCCGAGCGCCGGCAAGACCACCATCGCGTACGAGCTGGCGGGCCGGCTGCGCGCCGAGGGCCACCGCGTGGAGGTGCTCGACGGCGACGAGATCCGCGAGTTCCTCTCGGCGGGCCTCGGCTTCGGCCGCGAGGACCGGCACACCAACGTGCAGCGCATCGGCTTCGTCGCCGAGCTGCTCGCGTCGAACGGCGTCAAGGTCCTCGTACCCGTCATCGCCCCGTACGCCGACAGCCGCGAGGCCGTCCGGAGGCGCCACCAGAAGGAGGGCACGGCGTACCTGGAGGTGCACGTGGCGACCCCGGTCGAGGTGTGCTCCGAGCGCGATGTGAAGGGGCTGTACGCCAAGCAGGCCGCCGGCGAGATCAGCGGCCTGACGGGGGTCGACGACCCGTACGAGGAGCCGGAGGAGCCGGACCTGCGGATCGAGTCCCACCGGCAGACGGTGGAGGAGTCCGCGCGGGCGCTGCACGCGCTGCTGACCGAGAGGGGCCTGGCGTGA
- a CDS encoding sulfate adenylyltransferase subunit 1, which produces MSSTTAAEQLSATTLLRFATAGSVDDGKSTLVGRLLHDSKSVLTDQLEAVEHASRSRGQEAPDLALLTDGLRAEREQGITIDVAYRYFATARRRFILADTPGHVQYTRNMVTGASTAELTVILVDARNGVVEQTRRHAAIAALLRVPHVVLAVNKMDLVGYEEGVFARIAEEFTAYATELGVPEVTAIPISALAGDNVVEPSATMDWYGGPTVLEHLETVPVSHDLTGCHARLPVQYVIRPQTAEHPDYRGYAGQIAAGTFRVGQEVTVLPSGRTSRISGIDLLGTAVDIAWTPQSVTLLLEDDIDISRGDLIVPSGDAPATSQDVEATVCHVADRPLTVGQRVLLKHTTRTVKAIVKEIPSRLTLDDLSQHAEPGELVANDIGTVRVRTAEPLALDAYADSRRTGSFLLIDPADGTTLAAGMAGESFATERPAGPAAGADDAGWDF; this is translated from the coding sequence ATGTCCAGCACCACCGCCGCCGAGCAGCTCTCGGCCACCACCCTGCTGCGCTTCGCGACCGCCGGGTCCGTCGACGACGGCAAGTCCACCCTCGTGGGCCGGCTGCTGCACGACTCCAAGTCGGTACTCACCGACCAGCTGGAGGCCGTCGAGCACGCCTCCCGCTCGCGCGGCCAGGAGGCGCCCGACCTGGCGCTGCTGACGGACGGCCTGCGGGCCGAGCGGGAGCAGGGCATCACCATCGACGTGGCGTACCGCTACTTCGCCACGGCCCGGCGCCGGTTCATCCTCGCCGACACCCCCGGCCACGTGCAGTACACGCGGAACATGGTGACCGGCGCGTCCACCGCCGAGCTGACCGTGATCCTCGTCGACGCCCGCAACGGCGTCGTCGAGCAGACCCGCCGGCACGCCGCGATCGCCGCGCTGCTGCGCGTCCCGCACGTCGTGCTCGCGGTCAACAAGATGGACCTCGTCGGGTACGAGGAGGGCGTGTTCGCCCGGATCGCCGAGGAGTTCACGGCGTACGCGACGGAGCTGGGCGTCCCCGAGGTGACGGCCATCCCGATCTCCGCGCTCGCCGGGGACAACGTGGTGGAGCCGTCCGCGACGATGGACTGGTACGGCGGCCCGACGGTGCTGGAGCACCTGGAGACCGTGCCCGTCAGCCACGACCTGACCGGATGCCACGCGCGGCTGCCCGTCCAGTACGTGATCCGCCCGCAGACCGCCGAGCACCCGGACTACCGGGGGTACGCGGGGCAGATCGCGGCCGGCACGTTCCGCGTCGGCCAGGAGGTGACCGTACTGCCGTCGGGGCGCACCTCGCGGATCTCCGGCATCGACCTGCTGGGCACCGCGGTCGACATCGCGTGGACGCCGCAGTCCGTGACCCTCCTGCTGGAGGACGACATCGACATCTCGCGCGGCGACCTGATCGTGCCGTCCGGGGACGCCCCGGCGACCAGCCAGGACGTCGAGGCGACCGTCTGCCACGTGGCGGACCGGCCGCTCACCGTGGGGCAGCGGGTGCTGCTGAAGCACACGACCCGCACGGTGAAGGCGATCGTCAAGGAGATCCCGTCGCGGCTCACCCTGGACGACCTGTCCCAGCACGCGGAGCCGGGAGAGCTGGTCGCCAACGACATCGGCACCGTCCGGGTGCGCACGGCGGAGCCGCTCGCGCTGGACGCCTACGCCGACTCGCGCCGCACCGGATCGTTCCTGCTGATCGACCCGGCGGACGGCACCACCCTGGCGGCGGGCATGGCGGGCGAGTCGTTCGCCACGGAGCGGCCGGCCGGCCCGGCCGCCGGCGCCGACGACGCGGGCTGGGACTTCTGA
- a CDS encoding ABC transporter ATP-binding protein, producing MALTIGTTAPRAEDRTAVAYAARIERVSKSFAGPAGQQLVLDDISLDVAPGEFVTLLGASGCGKSTLLNLVAGLDRPSSGTIATDGRPALMFQEHALFPWLTAGRNVELALRLRGVPKADRRGEAERLLELVRLGGAYGKRVHELSGGMRQRVAMARALAQDSRLLLMDEPFAALDAITRDVLHDELTRIWHETGLSVLFVTHNVREAVRLAQRVVLLSSRPGRIAREWTVGLPQPRRIEDAAVAELSLEITEQLRGEIRRHGQH from the coding sequence ATGGCCCTCACGATCGGTACGACGGCGCCCCGCGCCGAGGACCGCACGGCGGTCGCGTACGCCGCGCGGATCGAGCGCGTCTCGAAGTCCTTCGCCGGCCCCGCCGGACAGCAGCTCGTCCTCGACGACATCAGCCTCGATGTCGCGCCGGGCGAGTTCGTCACGCTCCTCGGGGCGTCCGGCTGCGGCAAGTCGACCCTGCTCAACCTGGTGGCCGGGCTCGACCGCCCGTCGTCCGGCACGATCGCCACGGACGGCCGCCCGGCCCTGATGTTCCAGGAGCACGCGCTGTTCCCCTGGCTGACGGCCGGCAGGAACGTCGAGCTGGCGCTGCGGCTGCGCGGCGTGCCCAAGGCCGACCGGCGCGGTGAGGCCGAGCGGCTGCTCGAACTGGTCCGGCTGGGCGGCGCGTACGGCAAGCGCGTCCACGAGCTGTCCGGCGGGATGCGGCAGCGCGTCGCCATGGCGCGGGCGCTCGCCCAGGACAGCCGGCTGCTGCTGATGGACGAGCCGTTCGCCGCGCTCGACGCCATCACCCGCGACGTGCTGCACGACGAGCTGACCCGCATCTGGCACGAGACGGGCCTGTCGGTGCTGTTCGTCACCCACAACGTGCGCGAGGCCGTGCGGCTCGCGCAGCGGGTGGTGCTGCTGTCGTCCCGGCCGGGCCGGATCGCCCGCGAGTGGACGGTCGGGCTGCCGCAGCCGCGCCGCATCGAGGACGCCGCGGTGGCGGAACTGTCCCTGGAGATCACGGAACAACTGCGGGGGGAGATCCGCCGACATGGGCAGCACTGA
- the cysD gene encoding sulfate adenylyltransferase subunit CysD: MTTTIKATEEQQDSPFALSHLDALESEAVHIFREVAGEFERPVILFSGGKDSIVMLHLALKAFAPAPVPFTLLHVDTGHNFPEVIEYRDRTVARHGLRLHVASVQDYIDRGVLRERPDGTRNPLQTVPLTEAIQRHRFDAVFGGGRRDEEKARAKERVFSLRDEFSQWDPRRQRPELWQLYNGRHAPGEHVRVFPLSNWTELDVWQYIAREGIELPEIYFAHEREVFSRSGMWLTAGDWGGPKEGETVEKRLIRYRTVGDMSCTGAVDSDATTLDAVIAEIAASRLTERGATRADDKLSEAAMEDRKREGYF, from the coding sequence GTGACCACGACCATCAAGGCGACGGAGGAGCAGCAGGACAGCCCGTTCGCGCTGTCCCACCTCGACGCTCTGGAGTCGGAGGCCGTCCACATCTTCCGCGAGGTGGCGGGCGAGTTCGAGCGGCCGGTGATCCTCTTCTCCGGCGGCAAGGACTCCATCGTGATGCTGCACCTGGCGCTGAAGGCGTTCGCGCCCGCGCCGGTGCCGTTCACGCTGCTGCACGTGGACACCGGCCACAACTTCCCCGAGGTCATCGAGTACCGCGACCGCACGGTGGCCCGGCACGGGCTGCGGCTGCACGTGGCGTCCGTCCAGGACTACATCGACCGGGGGGTGCTCAGGGAGCGCCCCGACGGCACCCGCAACCCGCTCCAGACCGTGCCGCTGACCGAGGCGATCCAGCGGCACCGCTTCGACGCGGTGTTCGGCGGCGGGCGGCGCGACGAGGAGAAGGCCCGCGCCAAGGAGCGGGTCTTCTCGCTGCGCGACGAGTTCTCCCAGTGGGACCCGCGCCGCCAGCGGCCCGAGCTGTGGCAGCTCTACAACGGGCGGCACGCGCCCGGCGAGCACGTGCGGGTGTTCCCGCTGTCCAACTGGACCGAGCTGGACGTGTGGCAGTACATCGCCCGCGAGGGCATCGAGCTGCCGGAGATCTACTTCGCGCACGAGCGGGAGGTGTTCTCCCGCAGCGGCATGTGGCTGACGGCCGGCGACTGGGGCGGCCCCAAGGAGGGCGAGACCGTGGAGAAGCGGCTCATCCGCTACCGCACGGTCGGCGACATGTCCTGCACCGGGGCCGTGGACTCCGACGCCACCACGCTCGACGCCGTGATCGCCGAGATCGCCGCGTCCCGGCTGACCGAGCGGGGCGCCACCCGCGCCGACGACAAGCTGTCCGAGGCCGCGATGGAAGACCGCAAGCGCGAAGGGTACTTCTAG
- a CDS encoding GAF domain-containing protein translates to MRSTTIDITRLAAMDSREAALLLKEVRDAALRGRPASLAPRADIEASWRRMLREGVDPDRDRRSGLLSPAELEERRARSPLVALLPVLREGLMSLPGADSDAVRHIMVVADAEGRVLWREGHASVLRMADGHGFEPGADWRESTVGTNGVGTALVARRPVQVHSAEHFVSTHHTWTCAGAPVTDPRDGRLMGVVDVSGPVTTMHPATLLLVGSVARLAEAELRNRHLAGLARLRAVAAPLLCRVGGRALAVDGHGWTAAVHGLAPVDRVPLPASLGAGRVWLPTLGECAVEPLPGGWLLRPLDGAGPGADAADAAARLVLDVSRPRDWTVRVSGAVGCWERELSPRHAELLYVLAVRRDGRTAAELAADVFGDPTRTVTVRAEMSRIRRTLGGVLAHRPYRFRDEVEVELVAPDDPADLLPHSAAPAVREARHAADGGRRAPGPGLNRG, encoded by the coding sequence GTGCGGAGCACCACGATCGACATCACCCGGCTCGCCGCGATGGACTCGCGTGAGGCGGCGCTGCTGCTCAAGGAGGTCAGGGACGCGGCGCTGCGGGGACGACCGGCGTCGCTCGCGCCGCGCGCCGACATCGAGGCGTCGTGGCGCCGGATGCTGCGCGAGGGCGTCGACCCCGACCGCGACCGCCGCTCCGGGCTGCTGTCGCCCGCCGAGCTGGAGGAGCGGCGGGCCCGTTCGCCCCTCGTGGCGCTGCTGCCCGTGCTGCGGGAGGGGCTGATGTCGCTGCCCGGCGCGGACTCCGACGCGGTGCGGCACATCATGGTCGTCGCGGACGCCGAGGGGCGGGTGCTGTGGCGGGAGGGCCACGCGTCGGTGCTGCGGATGGCGGACGGGCACGGCTTCGAGCCGGGCGCGGACTGGCGGGAGTCGACGGTCGGCACCAACGGCGTGGGCACGGCGCTGGTGGCGCGGCGGCCCGTGCAGGTCCACTCGGCGGAGCACTTCGTCTCCACCCACCACACCTGGACGTGCGCGGGCGCCCCCGTCACGGACCCCCGCGACGGGCGGCTGATGGGGGTCGTCGACGTGAGCGGCCCGGTGACGACGATGCACCCGGCGACCCTGCTGCTGGTCGGTTCGGTGGCGCGGCTGGCCGAGGCGGAGCTGCGCAACCGGCACCTGGCGGGCCTCGCCCGGCTGCGGGCCGTCGCGGCGCCGCTGCTGTGCCGCGTCGGGGGCCGGGCGCTCGCGGTGGACGGCCACGGATGGACGGCGGCGGTGCACGGGCTCGCCCCGGTGGACCGGGTGCCGCTGCCCGCGTCGCTGGGCGCGGGCCGGGTGTGGCTGCCGACCCTGGGCGAGTGCGCCGTGGAGCCGCTGCCGGGCGGCTGGCTGCTGCGCCCCCTGGACGGCGCGGGTCCGGGCGCGGACGCCGCCGACGCCGCCGCCCGGCTGGTGCTGGACGTGAGCCGCCCGCGTGACTGGACGGTGCGGGTGTCGGGCGCGGTCGGCTGCTGGGAGCGGGAACTGAGCCCGCGCCACGCGGAGTTGCTGTACGTGCTGGCCGTGCGCCGGGACGGCCGTACGGCGGCGGAGCTGGCGGCGGACGTGTTCGGCGACCCGACGCGGACGGTGACCGTGCGGGCGGAGATGTCCCGGATACGGCGCACCCTGGGCGGAGTGCTGGCGCACCGCCCGTACCGGTTCCGCGACGAGGTGGAGGTGGAGCTGGTCGCGCCGGACGACCCGGCGGACCTGCTCCCGCACTCCGCGGCCCCGGCGGTGCGGGAGGCCCGGCACGCGGCGGACGGCGGGCGCCGCGCCCCCGGCCCCGGCCTGAACCGGGGCTGA
- a CDS encoding ABC transporter substrate-binding protein yields the protein MPAAPRPRSAPRGRLALAAVLPLLLAALVSCGYGSQAVENRAKVVPQGPKLSADTVRVGYFANLTHGTALVGDREGFFQRELRGTRLRTATFNAGPSAVEALNAGSVDIAYLGPSPALNGYTRSGGKNLRIVGGAASGGVRLVVNPERVKDLADVRGKRIATPQLGNTQDVAFLHWAAERGWKVDPQSGKGDVSVLRVDNKILPDAYRSGSVDGAWAPEPTASKLIAEGAKPLLDEASLWPGGRFVITNIAVAQPFLERHPDVVEAVLRGSLKANAWITAHPGQAKAATNARIKELTGKALPAEVIDSAWPTIRFLDDPLAGTLREQARHAEAAGLLKEPRLDGIYDLRPLNRVLAALGRAPVEDAGLGVR from the coding sequence GTGCCTGCCGCCCCCCGCCCGCGATCCGCACCGCGCGGACGCCTCGCCCTCGCCGCGGTCCTGCCGCTGCTCCTGGCGGCGCTGGTCTCCTGCGGCTACGGCTCGCAGGCGGTGGAGAACCGGGCGAAGGTGGTACCCCAGGGGCCGAAGCTCTCGGCGGACACCGTCCGCGTCGGGTACTTCGCGAACCTCACCCACGGCACGGCCCTCGTCGGCGACCGGGAGGGCTTCTTCCAGCGGGAGCTGCGCGGCACGCGGCTGCGGACGGCGACCTTCAACGCCGGCCCGTCCGCCGTGGAGGCGCTCAACGCCGGCTCGGTCGACATCGCGTACCTCGGCCCCTCCCCCGCACTCAACGGCTACACCCGCTCCGGCGGGAAGAACCTGCGGATCGTCGGCGGCGCCGCGTCCGGCGGCGTCCGGCTGGTCGTGAACCCGGAGCGGGTGAAGGACCTCGCGGACGTCAGGGGCAAGCGCATCGCCACCCCGCAGCTCGGCAACACCCAGGACGTGGCGTTCCTCCACTGGGCCGCGGAGCGGGGCTGGAAGGTGGACCCGCAGAGCGGCAAGGGCGACGTCTCCGTGCTCCGGGTCGACAACAAGATCCTGCCCGACGCCTACCGGTCCGGCTCCGTCGACGGGGCGTGGGCGCCCGAGCCGACCGCGTCGAAGCTGATCGCCGAGGGCGCGAAACCGCTCCTGGACGAGGCGTCGCTGTGGCCCGGCGGACGGTTCGTCATCACCAACATCGCGGTCGCGCAGCCCTTCCTGGAGCGCCACCCGGACGTGGTCGAGGCGGTGCTGCGCGGATCGCTGAAGGCCAACGCGTGGATCACCGCCCACCCCGGGCAGGCGAAGGCCGCCACGAACGCCCGGATCAAGGAGCTCACCGGCAAGGCGCTGCCCGCCGAGGTCATCGACTCGGCCTGGCCGACGATCCGGTTCCTCGACGACCCGCTGGCCGGGACGCTGCGCGAGCAGGCCCGCCACGCGGAGGCCGCCGGGCTGCTGAAGGAGCCCCGGCTGGACGGGATCTACGACCTGCGGCCGCTGAACCGGGTCCTCGCCGCACTGGGGCGGGCGCCCGTCGAGGACGCCGGGCTCGGTGTCCGGTGA
- a CDS encoding phosphoadenylyl-sulfate reductase gives MTDTETVAGTGGTAGATTGGESDDELRALAERAGRELEDASALDILKWAAGTFGDRFCVTSSMEDAVVAHLASRALPGVDVVFLDTGYHFPETIGTRDAVAAVMDVNVITLTPRQTVAEQDAEHGPRLHDRDPDLCCALRKVKPLEEGLTRYAAWATGLRRDESPTRANTPVVGWDERRRKVKVSPIARWTREDVDAYVAEHGVLTNPLLMDGYASVGCAPCTRRVLEGEDARAGRWAGRAKTECGLHA, from the coding sequence ATGACCGACACGGAGACCGTCGCCGGAACCGGCGGGACGGCCGGCGCAACGACCGGCGGGGAGAGCGACGACGAGCTGAGGGCCCTCGCCGAGCGCGCCGGCCGCGAGCTGGAGGACGCCTCGGCGCTCGACATCCTGAAGTGGGCCGCCGGCACCTTCGGCGACCGCTTCTGCGTCACCTCCTCCATGGAGGACGCCGTCGTCGCCCACCTGGCGTCGCGCGCCCTCCCCGGCGTGGACGTGGTGTTCCTCGACACCGGCTACCACTTCCCCGAGACGATCGGCACGCGCGACGCGGTCGCCGCCGTGATGGACGTCAACGTCATCACGCTGACGCCGCGCCAGACCGTCGCCGAGCAGGACGCCGAGCACGGCCCGAGGCTCCACGACCGGGACCCCGACCTGTGCTGCGCGCTGCGCAAGGTCAAGCCCCTCGAGGAGGGCCTGACCCGGTACGCGGCCTGGGCGACCGGGCTGCGCCGCGACGAGTCCCCGACGCGGGCGAACACCCCCGTCGTCGGCTGGGACGAGCGGCGCCGCAAGGTCAAGGTCTCCCCCATCGCCCGGTGGACGCGGGAAGACGTCGACGCGTACGTCGCGGAGCACGGCGTCCTCACCAACCCGCTGCTGATGGACGGTTACGCCTCCGTCGGCTGCGCCCCCTGCACGCGCCGCGTGCTGGAGGGCGAGGACGCGCGCGCCGGCCGCTGGGCGGGCCGCGCCAAGACCGAATGCGGGCTGCACGCATGA
- a CDS encoding GNAT family N-acetyltransferase produces MSHIDVTTWYLEQTSPDDLRPAAAPEGDVRIVRAEVPSPEFSRFLYSAVGGDVSWVDRLGLTYAQWREILDRPGVETWVAYEKGTPAGFIELHAQDEGVVEIMYFGLVPAFRGRRIGGHLLSYGTARAWDLADRWPGRTPTKRVLLNTCSLDGEHALPNYERRGFRLYDTRVAPKPAVETPGPWPGAFA; encoded by the coding sequence ATGAGCCACATCGACGTCACCACCTGGTACCTGGAGCAGACCTCCCCCGACGACCTGCGGCCCGCCGCCGCGCCGGAGGGGGACGTGCGGATCGTCCGCGCCGAGGTGCCCTCGCCCGAGTTCAGCCGGTTCCTCTACTCCGCGGTCGGGGGCGACGTGTCGTGGGTGGACCGGCTCGGACTGACGTACGCGCAGTGGCGGGAGATCCTGGACCGCCCGGGCGTCGAGACGTGGGTGGCGTACGAGAAGGGGACGCCGGCCGGCTTCATCGAGCTGCACGCCCAGGACGAGGGCGTCGTGGAGATCATGTACTTCGGGCTGGTCCCCGCGTTCCGCGGGCGGCGCATCGGCGGTCACCTGCTGTCGTACGGCACCGCGCGGGCCTGGGACCTGGCCGACCGCTGGCCGGGCCGCACGCCCACCAAGCGGGTGCTGCTGAACACCTGCTCCCTCGACGGCGAGCACGCACTCCCCAACTACGAGCGGCGCGGCTTCCGCCTCTACGACACGCGCGTCGCGCCCAAGCCGGCCGTCGAGACACCGGGGCCCTGGCCGGGCGCCTTCGCCTGA
- a CDS encoding putative leader peptide, with protein sequence MSRAGIALVSRRHVDLGRMSSAMCPAS encoded by the coding sequence ATGTCTCGAGCTGGAATTGCCTTGGTGAGTCGGCGGCACGTCGACCTCGGCCGCATGTCCAGCGCCATGTGTCCGGCGAGCTGA